In a single window of the Melioribacteraceae bacterium genome:
- the lspA gene encoding signal peptidase II — MRVLYATLLIVIADQISKFFVKGGTLPLLNIHVNGMDYGSSIPVFGDFFKLTFVENPGIAFGIDIDGQLKFFLTLFTLFASVGIFYYLYKSRNEKFFVRLALAMILGGAIGNMIDRMFYGVFYGYEKLFYGYVVDFFNVDFFDFTLFGRTYERWPIFNVADASVSIGVILLLIFHNGSDTEEKESVEETEVLTGSEISANSENDESIKGEVTSPNSNDQLNNPNDGEISNREKN; from the coding sequence TTGAGAGTACTTTACGCTACATTACTAATTGTTATCGCCGATCAGATTTCAAAATTTTTTGTAAAAGGGGGCACACTTCCCCTTTTAAATATTCATGTGAATGGAATGGATTATGGATCAAGTATTCCCGTGTTCGGCGATTTTTTTAAGCTCACATTTGTTGAAAACCCGGGTATCGCATTTGGGATTGATATTGATGGACAACTCAAATTCTTTTTAACTCTATTTACCTTATTTGCAAGCGTTGGGATATTTTATTACTTATATAAATCAAGAAATGAAAAATTTTTTGTAAGACTCGCTCTCGCTATGATTCTGGGCGGAGCAATTGGTAACATGATAGACAGAATGTTTTATGGGGTTTTTTATGGGTATGAAAAGTTATTCTATGGTTATGTAGTTGATTTTTTTAATGTTGATTTTTTTGACTTTACTTTATTTGGCAGAACATACGAGAGATGGCCCATATTTAATGTTGCCGACGCGAGTGTTTCTATAGGTGTAATTTTGCTGCTAATATTCCACAACGGAAGTGATACTGAAGAAAAGGAATCAGTGGAAGAAACTGAAGTATTAACAGGATCGGAAATATCAGCTAACTCAGAGAATGATGAATCTATTAAAGGGGAAGTAACATCCCCAAATTCAAACGATCAATTAAACAATCCAAACGATGGGGAAATTAGTAACCGAGAAAAGAATTAG
- a CDS encoding DivIVA domain-containing protein codes for MKFTPFGIKNQEFNKTVRGYDKDEVKAFLEKLSDEFERLQHENDLLKSDISRVEDQLKEYKRIEKNLQNALLNATESSNKAVDSAKKQTALIVKEAELKAAQILDKARDNANSIRDSVLKLREEKKLLVSRLKAMIGAQANLLDMNIHNADITTSKKRETKVEVPVNGNEEIDVNDILEKLL; via the coding sequence ATGAAGTTCACACCATTTGGTATAAAAAACCAAGAGTTCAATAAGACCGTTCGTGGATACGATAAAGATGAAGTAAAAGCGTTTCTGGAAAAACTTTCAGATGAATTTGAAAGACTTCAGCATGAAAATGATTTGTTAAAATCGGATATAAGCCGTGTTGAGGATCAACTAAAAGAATATAAAAGAATTGAGAAAAATCTTCAAAACGCTCTTTTAAATGCTACAGAATCGAGCAATAAAGCTGTTGATTCAGCAAAAAAACAAACAGCGTTAATTGTGAAGGAAGCTGAATTAAAAGCGGCTCAAATTCTTGATAAAGCAAGAGATAACGCCAATTCGATAAGAGATTCAGTACTCAAACTTAGAGAAGAGAAAAAATTATTAGTATCTAGATTAAAGGCAATGATTGGTGCTCAAGCTAATTTGTTGGATATGAATATTCATAATGCAGATATCACAACATCCAAAAAAAGGGAAACAAAAGTTGAGGTACCGGTTAATGGAAATGAAGAAATTGATGTCAATGATATTTTGGAGAAATTATTGTGA
- the ileS gene encoding isoleucine--tRNA ligase yields MFKQFDERINYPKIEEQVLDFWNKNKIFEKSISLRPDNKPFTFYEGPPTVNGRPGIHHVMARTLKDLVCRYKTMTGYQVHRKAGWDTHGLPIEIALEKELGFTQKSDIEKFGVATFNQKAKDLVYHHIEMKEGWRTLTERMGYWINLDDPYITCTNEYIESVWWALSEYYKKGLIYKGFKIVPQCPHCETPLSSHELALGYSDVKDPNIYVKFKLKDEEASILVWTTTPWTLISNVALAVGEDIDYVKINSSKHGVMYLAKARLSVIKEDYEILDEVKGASLLNKEYEPLFSYIPVEKKAWYIVPGDFVSTEDGSGVVHIAPAFGADDYEISKKFDLPFLQPVTKSGRFTEQVTDFAGRLVKSMQFQTHEEKGVDPDIIRNLKERGLIYQAGNDYLHSYPHCWRCDNPLIYYARDSWYIRTTDIAKRMIELNKTINWCPPEVGAGRFGNWLEENKDWSLSRDRYWGTPLPIWLDDDGNMFCVGSIEELKNGFIERNGKRILVKDLPADEIDLHKPFVDDVKFEKDGKIFKRTPELIDVWFDSGAMPFAQYHYPFENQELFKSNYPSDFICEGIDQTRGWFYTLHAIGTMLFDSVSYKNLIVNELILDKDGMKMSKSRGNTVDPFQLFDKYGADATRWYLVTTSPPWKPTLFDEDGIVEVTRKYFGTLVNTYNFFALYANIDKFNFSDEPIPYNERPEIDRWIISKLNSLVAEYRQLMESYDVTKAARQISNFTIDQLSNWYVRRSRRRFWKSEINKNKLSAYQTLHECLMVISKLSAPFTPFISEEIYQNLNKITGKENAESVHLSDLPEPGYVDNELEIRMDSAQRVVYLTRSIRAKNNLKVRQPLKKIMVAAEKSRKDALREMQDVILEEVNIKELIVLEDDSSIVNKSAKANFKTIGPKYGKLVKALANSIKDLNKDEIKQLEISGSLNLMVDGDAVTISREDVEILSHEIEGWIVESEEGITVAIDTELTDDLIAEGYAREFVNRIQNMRKDAGFDVIDRIKVYYSADEKMISYIIKFSDYISNEVLADSLINEAHESGFTQKLSIGEFDFSISITKS; encoded by the coding sequence ATGTTTAAGCAGTTTGATGAAAGAATAAACTATCCCAAAATTGAAGAACAAGTTTTAGATTTTTGGAATAAGAATAAGATTTTTGAAAAAAGTATTTCGTTACGCCCCGATAATAAACCCTTTACCTTTTATGAAGGTCCTCCTACAGTAAATGGAAGACCCGGAATACACCATGTTATGGCGCGTACTTTAAAAGATTTGGTGTGCCGTTACAAAACTATGACTGGTTACCAGGTGCATAGAAAAGCAGGCTGGGATACTCACGGACTACCTATCGAAATTGCCCTTGAGAAGGAACTTGGCTTCACTCAAAAATCTGATATTGAAAAATTTGGTGTTGCCACATTCAATCAAAAAGCTAAAGATTTGGTTTATCATCACATTGAAATGAAAGAAGGTTGGCGTACACTTACTGAACGTATGGGCTACTGGATTAATCTCGACGATCCATATATAACCTGTACTAATGAGTATATTGAATCCGTGTGGTGGGCTTTATCTGAATACTATAAAAAAGGATTGATCTATAAAGGATTTAAGATTGTTCCTCAGTGTCCTCATTGCGAAACTCCTCTTTCTTCTCATGAACTGGCACTCGGATATTCTGATGTTAAAGACCCGAACATTTATGTAAAATTTAAACTCAAAGATGAAGAAGCTTCAATTTTAGTTTGGACAACTACTCCCTGGACGTTAATTTCTAACGTTGCGCTAGCTGTAGGAGAAGATATTGATTACGTAAAAATTAATTCTTCCAAGCATGGTGTGATGTATTTAGCCAAAGCTCGTCTCTCTGTTATAAAAGAAGATTATGAAATTTTGGATGAGGTGAAGGGAGCCTCATTATTAAATAAGGAATATGAACCTCTCTTCTCTTATATCCCGGTTGAAAAGAAAGCTTGGTATATAGTGCCGGGAGATTTTGTTAGTACAGAAGATGGATCCGGCGTTGTGCATATTGCTCCTGCTTTCGGTGCTGATGACTATGAAATTTCCAAAAAGTTTGATCTACCATTTCTTCAGCCGGTTACAAAAAGTGGAAGATTTACCGAGCAGGTTACCGATTTTGCCGGAAGATTAGTTAAATCAATGCAGTTTCAAACTCACGAAGAAAAGGGAGTTGATCCCGATATTATTCGTAATCTCAAAGAACGCGGGTTGATATATCAAGCCGGTAATGATTATCTGCACTCATATCCTCACTGCTGGCGATGCGATAATCCATTGATTTATTATGCACGCGACAGCTGGTATATCAGAACTACTGATATCGCAAAACGAATGATTGAATTAAACAAAACAATTAACTGGTGCCCGCCTGAAGTTGGCGCCGGAAGATTTGGCAACTGGCTCGAAGAAAATAAAGATTGGTCCCTTTCGCGCGATAGATATTGGGGGACTCCTCTTCCTATTTGGCTTGACGATGATGGAAATATGTTTTGTGTTGGTTCTATTGAAGAATTAAAAAATGGTTTTATTGAAAGAAATGGGAAAAGAATACTTGTTAAAGATTTACCCGCAGATGAAATTGATCTTCACAAACCATTTGTAGATGATGTTAAATTTGAAAAAGATGGCAAAATATTTAAACGTACTCCCGAACTGATTGATGTTTGGTTCGACAGCGGCGCGATGCCATTCGCTCAATATCATTACCCTTTCGAAAATCAAGAATTGTTTAAAAGTAATTATCCTTCCGATTTTATTTGTGAGGGAATTGATCAGACACGAGGCTGGTTCTATACTCTGCACGCAATAGGAACAATGCTCTTTGATAGTGTTTCCTATAAAAATTTAATTGTCAATGAATTGATTCTCGATAAAGATGGAATGAAAATGTCGAAATCACGCGGGAATACGGTTGATCCGTTCCAGCTATTCGATAAGTATGGCGCAGATGCTACTCGCTGGTATCTTGTTACAACCAGTCCCCCCTGGAAACCAACACTTTTTGATGAAGATGGAATTGTTGAAGTAACGAGAAAATATTTTGGAACTCTTGTTAACACATATAATTTTTTTGCTCTGTATGCGAATATTGATAAGTTTAATTTTAGTGATGAGCCAATTCCATATAATGAACGACCTGAAATTGACCGTTGGATCATTTCAAAACTAAATTCATTGGTTGCTGAGTACCGGCAATTGATGGAAAGTTATGATGTTACCAAAGCTGCTCGCCAAATTTCAAACTTTACAATTGATCAGCTATCGAACTGGTATGTTAGAAGAAGCCGAAGAAGATTCTGGAAATCTGAAATCAATAAGAATAAACTTTCGGCATATCAAACACTTCACGAATGTTTAATGGTAATTTCGAAATTGAGCGCACCATTTACTCCATTTATTTCTGAAGAGATATATCAGAATCTGAATAAAATTACAGGAAAAGAAAATGCCGAGTCTGTGCATCTTTCCGATTTACCTGAACCGGGCTATGTTGATAACGAACTGGAAATAAGGATGGATTCTGCTCAACGGGTAGTTTACTTAACTCGATCAATAAGAGCAAAAAATAATTTGAAAGTCCGCCAGCCTCTTAAAAAAATTATGGTAGCCGCCGAGAAAAGTAGAAAAGATGCTCTTCGCGAAATGCAGGATGTAATTTTAGAGGAAGTAAATATCAAAGAATTAATTGTACTCGAGGATGATTCGTCGATTGTTAATAAATCCGCCAAGGCAAATTTCAAAACAATTGGCCCCAAATATGGCAAACTAGTTAAAGCTCTGGCTAATTCAATAAAAGACCTGAATAAAGATGAAATTAAACAGCTGGAAATTTCCGGTTCATTAAATTTAATGGTTGATGGGGATGCGGTTACGATTTCCCGTGAAGATGTTGAAATATTGAGCCATGAAATTGAAGGATGGATTGTTGAATCGGAAGAGGGGATTACTGTTGCAATTGATACCGAGTTAACAGATGATTTAATAGCTGAGGGCTATGCCCGTGAGTTTGTTAATCGAATTCAAAACATGAGAAAAGATGCCGGTTTTGATGTGATTGACAGAATAAAAGTATATTATTCCGCAGATGAAAAAATGATTAGTTACATAATCAAATTTTCTGATTATATTTCCAATGAAGTGTTGGCCGATTCATTAATAAATGAGGCACATGAATCTGGCTTTACACAAAAATTAAGCATTGGCGAGTTTGATTTTTCAATATCAATTACAAAATCTTAA
- a CDS encoding T9SS type A sorting domain-containing protein, with translation MFRKFTTLFLLLVLTISISGQTMKVTPFTVSPRKVAEKTTDIYSTAYNGLANVGVGTTTYLKVQLIGKRLNAPTYTATNRPPGSVAANLFGKSTDGIDTSTTIITFTPDRPGKYEIEARDGASVGYVTINAANYIGVNTKVNNVNCNTCHSTLVNKWEKTAHATSFQKAVDGISTTTFRAMCVPCHTTGNNAAELAKNNGFDDFPFTFPTTMTAGTYNKLVTDFPDAMKLANVQCEACHGPASGHMGDTRDQRISVDFDSGTCAICHDSGTHHVYPYQWDQSRHAIATNYATGPGRESCVRCHTAKGFAQFVDKVPTNDPYFDASYQPISCAACHDPHDATNAHQLRTMSVKLANGEEIKDGGRGLLCMNCHQSRAVANDAYVAPKTSYARFGTHYSDPADVINGKNLYLFDKTYGFSDHITSAKDGCVTCHMAEGEVDAGGTIQTVGKHTFSMTTPGGKSNMKSCAPCHGYSLGASFAEVKYFPKGNGDIDMDGVVEGLQDEVYGLMKAIAKKLPVKNLDDWAHEDPTSTWTKTQLMVFYNMKAIYYDGSLGIHNPAFIVDLLNECYRQVGGVVSVDENLEIPSTYEVFSNYPNPFNPTTNVKFSLPKVSQVKVTIYDALGKEVATLVNNELAAGTHTIQWNASGMASGIYLYKVEAGNFVKVNKMMLLK, from the coding sequence ATGTTCCGAAAATTTACAACTCTATTTTTACTCCTCGTCCTCACAATCAGTATTAGTGGACAGACAATGAAGGTTACCCCCTTTACTGTGAGTCCAAGAAAAGTTGCAGAAAAAACAACTGACATTTACAGCACGGCTTACAATGGACTTGCAAATGTTGGCGTTGGCACAACTACCTACCTAAAAGTACAATTGATAGGTAAAAGATTAAATGCCCCAACTTACACTGCAACAAACAGACCTCCAGGATCTGTTGCGGCGAATTTATTTGGCAAATCAACCGACGGAATCGATACATCAACTACAATCATAACATTTACTCCAGATAGACCAGGTAAATATGAGATTGAAGCTCGTGATGGCGCTTCTGTTGGTTATGTTACAATTAACGCTGCCAATTATATTGGTGTTAACACTAAAGTAAATAATGTTAATTGCAACACTTGCCATTCTACACTAGTTAATAAGTGGGAAAAAACAGCTCACGCCACTTCATTCCAAAAAGCTGTTGATGGAATATCCACAACAACATTTAGAGCAATGTGCGTACCTTGCCACACTACAGGCAACAATGCTGCTGAGTTAGCAAAAAATAATGGTTTCGACGATTTCCCATTCACATTCCCTACAACAATGACAGCTGGTACTTATAATAAGCTTGTTACAGATTTTCCAGACGCTATGAAATTAGCTAACGTTCAGTGCGAAGCTTGTCACGGCCCTGCAAGTGGACACATGGGAGATACAAGAGACCAAAGAATTTCTGTTGATTTTGATTCGGGTACATGCGCAATTTGTCATGATAGTGGCACTCACCACGTTTATCCTTATCAATGGGATCAATCAAGACACGCAATAGCAACAAATTATGCTACTGGTCCAGGTAGAGAATCATGCGTTAGATGTCATACTGCAAAAGGTTTTGCTCAGTTTGTAGATAAAGTACCAACAAATGATCCTTATTTTGATGCTTCTTATCAACCAATTTCCTGCGCCGCTTGTCATGATCCTCACGATGCAACAAATGCACATCAATTAAGAACGATGTCGGTAAAATTAGCTAACGGTGAAGAGATTAAAGATGGCGGCAGAGGATTGCTATGTATGAATTGCCACCAAAGTCGCGCAGTTGCAAATGATGCATATGTTGCGCCTAAAACTTCTTATGCCCGTTTCGGTACCCACTATTCTGATCCTGCTGATGTTATCAATGGCAAAAATTTATACTTGTTTGATAAAACATATGGATTCTCAGATCATATCACTTCAGCAAAAGATGGGTGCGTTACCTGCCATATGGCTGAAGGTGAAGTTGATGCTGGCGGAACTATTCAAACTGTTGGTAAACATACTTTTAGCATGACTACTCCAGGTGGAAAATCAAACATGAAATCTTGCGCACCTTGCCATGGCTATTCATTAGGTGCATCTTTCGCTGAAGTAAAATATTTCCCTAAAGGAAATGGCGATATTGATATGGATGGCGTAGTTGAAGGATTACAAGATGAAGTTTATGGTTTAATGAAAGCTATTGCTAAAAAATTACCGGTTAAGAATTTGGACGATTGGGCTCATGAAGATCCAACCTCAACCTGGACTAAGACACAACTGATGGTTTTCTATAACATGAAAGCAATTTATTATGATGGAAGTCTTGGTATTCACAACCCAGCGTTTATAGTTGACTTATTGAATGAATGCTACCGTCAAGTTGGTGGTGTTGTTTCTGTTGATGAAAACTTAGAAATTCCATCTACTTATGAAGTATTCTCAAATTATCCAAATCCATTTAACCCAACAACAAACGTTAAATTCTCACTACCAAAAGTATCTCAAGTAAAAGTAACTATTTATGATGCTCTTGGAAAAGAAGTTGCAACTTTGGTTAATAACGAACTTGCTGCCGGCACACACACTATTCAGTGGAATGCTAGCGGAATGGCTTCAGGTATTTATCTTTATAAAGTTGAAGCTGGTAATTTCGTAAAAGTTAATAAGATGATGTTATTGAAGTAA
- a CDS encoding RluA family pseudouridine synthase: MGKLVTEKRIRIELPEGKKKERIDIFLSNSVENATRSRIQKLIKANCVTVNGAFVKQNYIINPNDVIELIIPTSPRPEETEAEDIPLNIIYEDNYLLIVNKPPGMVAHPSLGNYTGTLVNALLHHTQKLSGLNEDAARPGIVHRIDKDTSGLLLIAKDEWTHAQLAKQFSAHTIEREYWAVCWGLFKKKTGEVIGNITRSNKDRKIFTVHEIEGKYAHTFYEVIKEFEFASLIKLKLKTGRTHQIRVHMLHIKHPIFGDPVYGGRKIVYGFELPKIRSRVENLLEIMPRQALHAKTLGFIHPHTKEKVYFDSNLPDDFTSLLEKL; encoded by the coding sequence ATGGGGAAATTAGTAACCGAGAAAAGAATTAGGATCGAACTTCCTGAAGGTAAGAAGAAGGAGAGAATTGATATATTTCTTTCAAATTCGGTTGAAAATGCCACACGCTCCCGAATTCAAAAATTAATTAAAGCTAATTGTGTTACAGTAAATGGTGCTTTTGTAAAACAAAATTATATCATTAACCCCAATGATGTAATTGAACTTATAATTCCCACATCACCCCGACCCGAAGAAACCGAGGCAGAAGATATTCCCCTCAATATTATTTATGAAGATAATTATCTGTTAATTGTTAATAAACCACCTGGAATGGTTGCGCATCCTTCATTAGGAAATTACACCGGTACATTAGTTAATGCGCTTCTACATCATACGCAAAAACTTAGCGGGTTGAATGAAGACGCGGCACGCCCGGGAATTGTGCACAGGATTGATAAAGATACAAGCGGATTACTATTAATAGCCAAAGATGAATGGACACATGCGCAATTAGCAAAACAGTTTTCTGCCCATACCATAGAAAGAGAATATTGGGCTGTCTGCTGGGGGTTATTCAAAAAAAAAACTGGTGAGGTTATCGGAAATATTACAAGATCAAATAAAGATCGTAAAATATTTACTGTGCATGAAATTGAAGGCAAATACGCTCATACATTTTATGAGGTTATTAAGGAGTTCGAGTTCGCCTCGCTAATCAAATTGAAATTAAAAACCGGTAGGACTCATCAAATTAGAGTTCATATGCTTCATATTAAACATCCAATTTTTGGAGATCCGGTTTATGGTGGAAGAAAAATTGTATATGGCTTCGAACTACCAAAAATTAGAAGCAGGGTAGAAAATTTGTTAGAGATTATGCCAAGGCAGGCTTTACACGCAAAAACATTGGGGTTTATTCATCCCCACACAAAGGAAAAAGTTTACTTCGATTCAAACTTACCAGATGATTTTACTTCATTGTTAGAAAAATTATAA
- a CDS encoding YggS family pyridoxal phosphate-dependent enzyme: MITDNLKKINDAILKKCDEVTRNYEEIRLIAVSKNHPIESISEAVSAGVLNFGENKAQELRDKADKMKGEFYWHFIGHLQSNKVKYVVKAAEYIHSVDSLKIAEDINRKAVEIGKVQKVLFEIKTSDEVSKYGIVNDEQCFKLAEECKKLSNIDVVGLMTMAPYTDDTSLIRKSFKKLFSLKEELNNAGFKLCELSMGMTGDYDIAIEEGSTMLRIGTAIFGERIY, encoded by the coding sequence ATGATAACAGATAATCTAAAAAAAATTAATGATGCTATTCTCAAAAAGTGTGATGAAGTTACTCGCAATTATGAAGAAATTAGACTAATCGCGGTTTCAAAAAATCACCCTATTGAAAGTATCAGCGAGGCAGTTTCAGCAGGGGTTTTAAATTTTGGGGAGAACAAAGCTCAAGAGCTGCGCGATAAAGCAGATAAAATGAAGGGGGAGTTCTATTGGCATTTTATTGGTCATTTACAGTCAAATAAAGTTAAATATGTTGTAAAAGCCGCAGAGTATATTCATTCGGTTGATTCGTTAAAGATTGCCGAGGATATAAACAGAAAAGCGGTTGAAATTGGTAAAGTTCAAAAGGTACTGTTCGAAATTAAAACTTCGGATGAAGTTTCTAAATATGGTATTGTTAATGATGAACAGTGTTTTAAACTTGCTGAGGAATGTAAAAAATTAAGTAATATTGATGTTGTTGGATTGATGACGATGGCTCCATATACTGATGATACTTCTCTTATTAGGAAATCATTTAAAAAGTTATTTTCATTAAAAGAAGAATTAAATAATGCCGGATTTAAATTGTGTGAACTCTCGATGGGAATGACCGGTGATTATGATATTGCGATTGAAGAGGGTTCAACAATGTTGAGAATAGGAACAGCAATCTTTGGCGAAAGAATTTATTAA
- a CDS encoding purine-nucleoside phosphorylase — MNNLIELVQETLSVIRKKTDKNYEVGIVLGTGLGGLVKEIEIEHEIDYIDLPHFPLSTVESHKGKLIFGKLGTKSVVAMQGRFHFYEGYTMQQITYPIRVMKFLGVNTLIVSNACGGMNPLYRRGDLMLISDHINLLGDNPLIGKNEDELGPRFPDMSEPYSEELLKIAEEVALENKIKVQKGVYVAVPGPNLETKAEYRFLRNIGADVVGMSTIPENIVANHMGMRVLGISIVTDECFPDSLKKVDVEEIISTAMQAEPKMTLILKEVIKRL, encoded by the coding sequence GTGAATAACTTAATTGAGTTGGTACAGGAAACTTTATCGGTTATCAGAAAAAAAACTGATAAAAATTATGAGGTTGGAATTGTTCTGGGTACAGGTTTAGGTGGTCTCGTAAAAGAGATAGAAATTGAGCATGAAATAGATTACATCGACTTGCCTCATTTCCCTTTATCGACCGTTGAATCTCATAAAGGTAAATTAATATTCGGGAAGTTGGGTACAAAAAGCGTTGTAGCGATGCAGGGCAGATTTCATTTCTACGAAGGATATACAATGCAGCAAATCACATATCCAATAAGAGTGATGAAATTTTTGGGCGTCAATACACTAATAGTTTCCAACGCTTGCGGCGGTATGAACCCTCTTTATAGGAGAGGAGATTTAATGCTTATTTCTGATCATATTAATTTATTGGGAGATAATCCGCTAATCGGTAAAAATGAGGATGAACTCGGTCCCCGATTCCCCGATATGAGCGAACCTTATTCTGAAGAGTTGTTGAAAATTGCCGAAGAGGTAGCATTAGAGAATAAAATTAAAGTACAAAAGGGAGTATATGTTGCTGTACCAGGTCCAAATTTAGAAACCAAAGCTGAGTATAGATTTTTACGGAATATTGGAGCAGATGTGGTTGGTATGTCAACTATTCCGGAAAATATAGTGGCTAATCATATGGGGATGAGAGTTTTGGGAATCAGTATTGTTACAGATGAGTGTTTTCCCGACTCATTAAAAAAAGTTGACGTTGAAGAAATAATAAGTACAGCGATGCAAGCCGAACCAAAGATGACGTTAATATTAAAAGAAGTGATTAAAAGACTATGA
- a CDS encoding conjugal transfer protein TraR codes for MAKKADKKSVKKPAVKSSPKSTKKEKPVKKVAKTVKVVKKKEVKVKAKKVEKKPIKKIEKKVVKVTEKVPLKKAPVKVVKKGVHVEVISPTKKVKKIQGYSKKDLEEFKKVIMEKRTEIIDQLQTLKEQMMDPTTGQYVNESSPYSLHMAEQGTDAMEREKLYLWAQRENKFLGYLDDALQRIDNGTYGICIECIDEPQNLCATCPLIPKERLMAVPHTQHCLQVKQKMK; via the coding sequence ATGGCAAAGAAGGCAGATAAAAAATCAGTTAAAAAACCTGCTGTCAAATCTTCACCAAAATCTACAAAAAAGGAGAAGCCGGTAAAAAAAGTTGCTAAAACTGTTAAGGTTGTAAAAAAGAAGGAAGTAAAGGTGAAAGCTAAAAAAGTTGAGAAAAAACCGATTAAAAAAATAGAGAAAAAAGTGGTGAAGGTTACCGAAAAGGTTCCCCTTAAAAAAGCTCCCGTAAAAGTGGTTAAAAAAGGCGTGCATGTTGAAGTAATTTCTCCAACTAAAAAAGTGAAAAAGATTCAAGGTTATTCAAAAAAGGATCTTGAAGAATTTAAAAAAGTAATAATGGAAAAACGTACCGAGATTATTGATCAACTGCAAACTTTAAAGGAGCAGATGATGGATCCAACTACCGGTCAATATGTTAATGAAAGCTCCCCTTATTCTTTGCATATGGCAGAGCAGGGCACCGACGCGATGGAAAGGGAAAAATTATATTTATGGGCTCAGAGAGAGAATAAATTTTTAGGTTATTTGGACGACGCGCTTCAGAGAATAGATAATGGTACTTATGGAATTTGTATCGAGTGTATTGATGAGCCGCAAAATCTGTGCGCTACATGTCCTTTAATTCCAAAAGAAAGATTAATGGCGGTACCACATACACAGCACTGTTTACAAGTTAAACAGAAAATGAAATAA